In a genomic window of Streptomyces pristinaespiralis:
- a CDS encoding transposase, which produces MGKDAETGKWRLTRDRWHTGFVDALGHGGLLGQVEGRTVTDVLAWLATTDLDWRKGIGYVAIDMSVTYRAAIRIGLPHATVVVDHFHVVQLANKMLSMVRRRATAESRGRRGRASDPAALFDTGHSNAKSEGINRVIKLVRPQRIRLPQPCQPTPTHTLRHHPPSPRTPPHRSTLKTHHSRQRFNDPGGFEHYVKDVDPNALEYYVDGVINDGGTVFTFKEGKTYIDEFQQYGKVPARAQHP; this is translated from the coding sequence CTGGGAAAGGATGCGGAGACCGGCAAGTGGCGCCTGACCCGGGACCGGTGGCACACCGGCTTCGTCGACGCCCTCGGCCACGGCGGGCTGCTCGGACAAGTCGAGGGCCGCACCGTCACCGATGTCCTGGCCTGGCTCGCCACCACCGACCTGGACTGGAGAAAGGGCATCGGCTACGTCGCCATCGACATGTCGGTCACCTACCGCGCCGCGATCCGCATCGGCCTGCCGCACGCCACCGTCGTGGTCGACCACTTCCACGTGGTCCAGCTCGCCAACAAGATGCTGTCCATGGTCAGGCGTCGTGCCACCGCCGAGAGCCGCGGCCGGCGCGGACGGGCGAGCGACCCGGCCGCGTTATTCGACACCGGACACAGCAACGCCAAGAGCGAAGGGATCAATCGCGTGATCAAGCTCGTTCGCCCGCAACGCATTCGGCTGCCGCAACCCTGCCAACCAACGCCTACGCACACGCTGCGTCACCACCCGCCGAGCCCGCGGACACCTCCGCACCGCTCAACTTTGAAGACCCATCATTCACGGCAGCGGTTCAATGATCCGGGCGGCTTCGAGCACTACGTCAAGGACGTCGATCCGAACGCGCTGGAGTACTACGTCGACGGCGTCATCAACGACGGCGGAACTGTCTTCACCTTCAAAGAGGGAAAGACCTACATCGATGAGTTTCAGCAGTACGGAAAGGTACCAGCACGTGCACAGCACCCATGA
- a CDS encoding glutamate--cysteine ligase family protein — translation MGRDVPALVFTRDDRRRYREKMQSCLDTFALMLREARFESERPQVGLEIELNLVDEAGEPAMRNTDVLEAIADPAWSSELGRFNLEINIPPRTLTAGGPDSWEREIRDALNHAEERASEVGAHLAMIGILPTLRQRDVGEAALSENPRYRLLNEQVFAARGEDLRIAVDGVDRLRTYADTITPEAACTSTQFHLQVSPGEFAAYWNAAQAVAGVQVALAANSPFLFGKELWRETRIPLFEQATDTRPEEIKVQGVRPRVWFGERWINSVFDLFEENVRYFPALLPLCDEEDPRATLDGGDVPELPELTLHNGTIYRWNRPIYAVANGRPHLRVENRVLPAGPTVADVLANGAFYYGLTRALVDEERPVWSRMSFQAAEDNLHAAARHGIDAGLYWPGMGEVPAPELVLRRLLPMAHRGLELSGMDSAWREPLLGIIEQRCVTARNGAVWQAEMYHHIDSTSRVDHHEALRRMTRQYIDYMHLNAPAHTWPVE, via the coding sequence ATGGGACGTGACGTCCCGGCGCTCGTCTTCACCCGTGACGACCGCCGCCGGTACCGGGAAAAGATGCAGAGCTGCCTCGACACGTTCGCGCTCATGCTGCGCGAGGCGCGCTTCGAGTCCGAGCGCCCGCAGGTGGGTCTCGAGATCGAGCTGAACCTGGTGGACGAGGCCGGTGAGCCGGCGATGCGCAACACCGACGTCCTCGAGGCGATCGCCGACCCGGCCTGGTCGAGCGAGCTCGGACGGTTCAACCTGGAGATCAACATCCCCCCGAGGACCCTCACGGCGGGCGGCCCCGACTCCTGGGAGCGGGAGATCCGCGACGCGCTCAACCACGCGGAGGAGCGGGCCTCCGAGGTCGGCGCCCACCTGGCCATGATCGGCATCCTGCCGACGCTGCGGCAGCGGGACGTGGGGGAGGCGGCGCTCTCGGAGAACCCGCGGTACCGGCTGCTCAACGAGCAGGTCTTCGCGGCGCGGGGCGAGGACCTGCGGATCGCGGTGGACGGGGTGGACAGGCTCCGCACCTACGCGGACACCATCACCCCGGAGGCCGCCTGCACCAGTACGCAGTTCCATCTCCAGGTCTCGCCGGGGGAGTTCGCCGCCTACTGGAACGCGGCGCAGGCCGTCGCCGGGGTGCAGGTCGCGCTGGCGGCGAACTCGCCGTTCCTGTTCGGCAAGGAGCTGTGGCGGGAGACCCGCATCCCGCTGTTCGAGCAGGCCACCGACACCCGCCCCGAGGAGATCAAGGTGCAGGGGGTCCGGCCGCGGGTGTGGTTCGGCGAACGGTGGATCAACAGCGTCTTCGACCTCTTCGAGGAGAACGTGCGCTACTTCCCCGCGCTGCTTCCGCTGTGCGACGAGGAGGACCCGCGCGCGACGCTCGACGGCGGAGACGTCCCCGAGCTGCCCGAGCTCACCCTGCACAACGGCACCATCTACCGCTGGAACCGTCCGATCTACGCCGTGGCCAACGGCAGGCCCCATCTGCGCGTGGAGAACCGGGTGCTGCCGGCCGGTCCGACCGTCGCCGACGTCCTCGCCAACGGCGCCTTCTACTACGGGCTGACCCGCGCACTGGTGGACGAGGAACGGCCCGTGTGGTCCCGGATGTCGTTCCAGGCGGCGGAGGACAATCTGCACGCGGCGGCCCGCCACGGCATCGACGCCGGCCTGTACTGGCCGGGGATGGGCGAGGTCCCGGCGCCCGAGCTCGTACTGAGGCGGCTGCTCCCCATGGCCCACCGCGGGCTGGAGCTCTCCGGCATGGACTCGGCGTGGCGGGAGCCGCTGCTCGGCATCATCGAGCAGCGCTGCGTCACCGCCCGGAACGGCGCCGTGTGGCAGGCGGAGATGTACCACCACATCGACTCGACGTCCCGGGTCGACCACCACGAGGCGCTGCGGCGGATGACCCGGCAGTACATCGACTACATGCATCTGAACGCACCGGCCCACACCTGGCCCGTGGAATGA
- a CDS encoding helix-turn-helix domain-containing protein, which yields MDFSSGELSRLRVAPGVDPLWETALSLHLLQNRQAALAFDPWRHEARAALARAGLVPATRALMGLCPPSGYFPDFLTPGCGDTDLDTALDRLLATPRRRLAAELSRLYADSGRAVPPGVRPLAEGRPEALRRLAWALRGYYTAAVEPYLSVMRAQAAADRAARADAALVHGAEGLLTGYDELPGWQCASGRLRAPYPVDRELRLEGRSLTLVPAFFCVRAPLALVDEELPPVLVHPLSPEPQWLARARRAEPLSSVAQLIGASRARLLRQLDRPMTTTGIAAALGLAASTASRHVSVLRDAGLLSSHRQGIRVLHRRTRLGDDLLAGAPH from the coding sequence GTGGACTTCAGCAGCGGGGAGCTGTCCAGGCTGCGCGTCGCGCCGGGAGTCGACCCGCTGTGGGAGACCGCCCTCAGCCTCCATCTGCTCCAGAACCGGCAGGCCGCGCTCGCCTTCGACCCCTGGCGTCACGAGGCCCGTGCCGCCCTCGCCCGCGCCGGACTCGTCCCGGCGACCAGGGCGCTGATGGGACTCTGCCCGCCCAGCGGGTACTTCCCCGACTTCCTGACACCCGGGTGCGGCGACACGGACCTCGACACCGCCCTCGACCGGCTGCTCGCCACGCCCAGGCGACGACTGGCGGCCGAGCTGTCCCGGCTGTACGCAGACTCCGGCCGCGCCGTCCCGCCCGGCGTGCGGCCGCTCGCCGAGGGCAGGCCGGAAGCGCTGCGGCGGCTCGCGTGGGCGCTGCGCGGCTACTACACCGCGGCCGTCGAGCCGTACCTGTCCGTGATGCGCGCGCAGGCCGCCGCCGACCGCGCCGCACGGGCGGACGCCGCGCTGGTCCACGGCGCCGAGGGGCTGCTCACCGGGTACGACGAGCTCCCGGGATGGCAATGCGCGAGCGGCAGGCTCCGGGCCCCGTACCCGGTGGACCGGGAACTGCGCCTCGAGGGACGGTCGTTGACGCTCGTCCCCGCGTTCTTCTGCGTACGCGCCCCGCTCGCCCTGGTGGACGAGGAGCTGCCGCCGGTACTGGTGCATCCGCTGTCACCCGAGCCGCAGTGGCTCGCCCGGGCGCGCCGCGCCGAACCCCTGTCGTCGGTCGCCCAGCTGATCGGCGCGTCCCGAGCCCGGCTGCTGCGGCAACTGGACCGGCCGATGACCACCACGGGCATCGCCGCGGCGCTGGGGCTCGCCGCCTCGACCGCGAGCCGCCATGTCTCGGTCCTGCGCGACGCGGGCCTGCTCTCGTCCCACCGCCAGGGGATCCGCGTGCTGCACCGCAGGACCCGGCTGGGCGACGACCTGCTGGCGGGCGCGCCGCACTGA
- a CDS encoding transposase family protein: MVNDTTLLLDLDGVSVARGERLADGGRRVHLVTADETARACPACGVFATRVKGSAVTRPRDLPYGESGLEFRWHKRRWWCREAGCPRRSFTEQIPQIPAGARLTAWLRGAAGCRIRDAGSTVIQAARDLDLSWPTVMEAFRTQARDVTEAPLPQVTVLGIDETRRGRSSWERMRRPASGA; the protein is encoded by the coding sequence TTGGTCAACGATACGACGTTGCTGCTCGACCTCGACGGGGTGTCCGTCGCGCGGGGTGAGCGGCTGGCCGACGGAGGACGCAGGGTCCACCTGGTCACGGCCGACGAGACAGCCAGAGCCTGCCCGGCCTGCGGGGTGTTCGCCACCCGGGTTAAGGGCTCGGCGGTGACCCGGCCACGCGATCTCCCTTACGGCGAGAGCGGATTGGAGTTCCGCTGGCACAAGCGCCGCTGGTGGTGCCGCGAGGCCGGCTGCCCTCGCCGGTCCTTCACCGAGCAGATCCCGCAGATCCCGGCCGGTGCCAGGCTGACCGCCTGGCTGCGGGGTGCGGCCGGGTGCCGCATACGGGATGCCGGCTCCACGGTCATCCAGGCCGCACGGGATCTGGATTTGTCCTGGCCGACCGTGATGGAAGCCTTCCGCACGCAGGCCCGCGACGTCACCGAGGCACCTCTGCCGCAGGTCACAGTGCTGGGCATCGACGAGACCCGCCGCGGACGGTCGAGCTGGGAAAGGATGCGGAGACCGGCAAGTGGCGCCTGA
- a CDS encoding peptidoglycan DD-metalloendopeptidase family protein, giving the protein MRFLRRLSAVVAAVVLALTGLSAAPAYAGESAAAAGPNFKAPYPCGQRWTYSHHSAEVRRALDFVRADGGTTAGTPVLASAAGTATRHYQAGGAGNYIVIDHGGGWKTYYFHLAAYSVASGEYVAQGRQIGTTGSTGNSSGAHIHYEQLYNGVGQNIVINGSGLSYPGSYHQAYLTSDNGCGGTGTPFNTWGSGVNVRADARLSAPVVTTLAGPTAVRVLCQKQGDTVNAEGYTNNWWSKLRDQNGFISNIYIDHPDAVLPGVPLC; this is encoded by the coding sequence GTGAGGTTCCTCAGACGCCTTTCCGCCGTGGTCGCCGCCGTCGTTCTCGCGCTCACGGGCCTGTCCGCCGCCCCGGCGTACGCCGGGGAGTCCGCGGCGGCAGCCGGTCCCAACTTCAAGGCCCCCTACCCTTGCGGCCAGCGATGGACCTACAGCCACCACTCGGCCGAGGTCCGACGCGCACTCGACTTCGTGCGGGCCGACGGCGGAACGACCGCAGGGACCCCCGTCCTCGCGTCGGCCGCCGGGACCGCCACGCGCCACTACCAGGCCGGCGGCGCCGGGAACTACATCGTCATCGACCACGGCGGCGGCTGGAAGACGTACTACTTCCACCTGGCCGCCTACTCCGTCGCGAGCGGCGAATACGTGGCCCAGGGCCGGCAGATCGGGACCACCGGAAGCACCGGCAACTCCTCCGGCGCGCACATCCATTACGAGCAGCTCTACAACGGCGTCGGCCAGAACATCGTCATCAACGGCTCCGGACTGTCCTACCCCGGTAGCTACCATCAGGCGTACCTGACCAGCGACAACGGCTGCGGCGGCACCGGCACGCCGTTCAACACCTGGGGCAGCGGCGTCAACGTCCGCGCCGACGCCCGTCTGAGCGCCCCCGTCGTCACCACGCTGGCCGGGCCGACCGCCGTGCGCGTCCTGTGCCAGAAGCAGGGCGACACCGTCAACGCCGAGGGCTACACCAACAACTGGTGGAGCAAGCTCCGCGACCAGAACGGCTTCATCAGCAACATCTACATCGACCACCCCGACGCCGTGCTGCCCGGCGTCCCGCTCTGCTGA